In a genomic window of Enterobacter asburiae:
- a CDS encoding NAD(P)H-dependent oxidoreductase: MKNILVISGHPELNHSVANATILDEVATALPDAEIRRLDWLYPDGKFNIAAEQESLLRADVIVWQFPFSWYGLPGLMKQWLDEVFVHGFAHGSTAKLGGKKLILSFTTGAPQALYTADGFFGHAIEEYLIPFETTAKLCNLELLAPVYTCGISYADRDADKIAQHKTLAREHASRLVDLLNSVVNNPEGE; the protein is encoded by the coding sequence ATGAAAAATATCCTTGTTATTTCAGGTCATCCTGAGCTGAACCATTCCGTCGCCAACGCCACTATCCTTGATGAAGTGGCAACCGCCCTTCCCGATGCTGAAATTCGTCGTCTGGACTGGCTCTATCCGGACGGCAAATTCAATATCGCTGCGGAGCAGGAAAGCCTGCTCAGGGCCGATGTGATTGTCTGGCAGTTTCCTTTTTCCTGGTATGGGCTGCCCGGGTTAATGAAACAATGGCTGGACGAGGTCTTTGTCCACGGCTTCGCGCATGGCTCAACGGCGAAACTGGGCGGTAAAAAGCTGATCCTCTCCTTCACTACAGGGGCGCCACAGGCGCTCTATACCGCTGACGGTTTCTTTGGCCATGCCATTGAAGAGTATCTTATTCCGTTCGAGACCACGGCAAAACTGTGCAATCTTGAGCTGCTGGCGCCGGTTTATACCTGCGGTATCAGCTATGCCGACCGGGATGCCGACAAAATCGCGCAGCATAAAACGCTTGCCCGGGAACATGCTTCAAGGCTTGTCGATCTGCTTAATTCCGTCGTGAATAATCCAGAGGGAGAATAA
- a CDS encoding aldo/keto reductase yields MQYTRLGKSDLLVSRICMGCMGFGDPLTGQHRWTLDETASRDIIRYGLEKGINFYDTAIAYQNGSSERYVGRALREMAKREDVVLATKFLPRTAAQIAAGIGGKEAIARSLDQSLQNLGMDYIDLYIYHIWDYNTPVIEVLEALHAAVTAGKVRAIGISNCYAWQLAKANALAEREGLTPFVSVQSHYNLIMREDERELFGLCAEDDIAMTPYSAVASGRLSRKEGHTRRATEDDYARGKYDSTAEQDRLIIERVAELAERHQVSMTEISLAWLLTKVTSPVVGATKKDHVDGAVNAVNLQLSPEEIRFLEETYQPHVLTGIMAQNTPQTKDVKQVWTR; encoded by the coding sequence ATGCAGTATACCCGGCTCGGTAAAAGTGACTTACTGGTCTCCCGCATCTGTATGGGATGTATGGGGTTTGGCGACCCGTTAACGGGCCAGCATCGCTGGACGCTGGACGAAACAGCAAGCCGGGACATCATCCGCTACGGTCTCGAAAAGGGTATCAATTTTTACGATACCGCCATCGCCTATCAGAACGGCTCCAGCGAGCGATACGTTGGCCGGGCGCTGCGGGAGATGGCAAAACGCGAGGATGTGGTGCTGGCCACCAAGTTTCTGCCGCGAACCGCCGCGCAAATCGCCGCGGGGATCGGCGGAAAAGAGGCAATAGCCCGATCGCTCGACCAGAGCCTGCAAAATCTGGGGATGGACTACATCGACCTCTACATCTACCACATCTGGGATTACAACACGCCCGTTATTGAGGTGCTTGAAGCGCTTCATGCCGCCGTTACTGCGGGCAAAGTGCGCGCTATTGGTATTTCCAATTGCTATGCCTGGCAGCTTGCGAAAGCGAACGCCCTTGCCGAACGCGAAGGGCTGACGCCCTTTGTTTCCGTGCAAAGCCACTACAACCTGATTATGCGTGAAGATGAACGAGAGCTCTTCGGTCTGTGCGCTGAAGATGATATCGCCATGACCCCCTATAGCGCGGTGGCCAGCGGTCGTCTCTCCCGGAAAGAAGGCCACACGCGGCGAGCCACGGAGGATGATTATGCGCGCGGGAAATATGACAGCACGGCTGAACAGGATCGGCTCATTATTGAGCGTGTCGCCGAACTTGCCGAACGGCATCAGGTGTCCATGACGGAAATCTCACTCGCCTGGCTGCTGACAAAAGTCACGTCACCTGTCGTAGGGGCCACAAAAAAAGATCACGTCGATGGCGCGGTAAACGCCGTAAATCTTCAACTGAGCCCGGAGGAAATCCGGTTTCTGGAAGAAACCTACCAGCCGCACGTTCTGACGGGGATCATGGCGCAAAACACGCCGCAAACGAAAGACGTTAAGCAGGTCTGGACGCGGTAG
- a CDS encoding antibiotic biosynthesis monooxygenase, which yields MLISSPVFATKPDTQNKPVMNIFELGVKHDRDKEFEDVARQTISASVDHEAGTLAMYALQRSDNPRQAFMVELYENERAYRKHLNAEPYKAFAARAPDIIDRKNKITLEPQFLGDKHILPNERTINNLVIVDVKPEFQTEFKNIVLPEMAESLNVEKGVLAMYAATDSQTPNRWYFYEVYASEEAYQLHRQTPHFRDYLRQTAHMSASKDAIPVKPVFLHNKGGIKQDPHR from the coding sequence ATGCTAATAAGCAGCCCTGTCTTTGCAACAAAACCGGACACGCAGAATAAGCCCGTGATGAATATCTTTGAGCTCGGCGTCAAGCACGATCGGGACAAAGAGTTTGAAGACGTGGCCAGGCAGACGATTTCCGCTTCGGTTGATCATGAAGCAGGTACGCTGGCGATGTACGCCCTGCAACGAAGCGACAATCCACGTCAGGCATTCATGGTCGAACTCTATGAAAACGAGCGTGCTTACCGCAAACATCTGAATGCTGAACCGTACAAGGCATTCGCTGCCCGGGCACCTGACATTATCGATCGGAAAAATAAAATCACTCTGGAGCCCCAATTTCTGGGGGACAAACACATCCTACCGAATGAGCGAACCATTAATAATCTGGTGATCGTTGATGTAAAGCCTGAATTTCAGACCGAATTTAAAAACATCGTTCTGCCTGAAATGGCTGAGTCGCTCAACGTTGAGAAAGGCGTGTTAGCCATGTATGCCGCTACAGACTCACAGACGCCAAACCGCTGGTATTTCTATGAGGTTTACGCCAGTGAGGAAGCGTATCAACTGCACCGACAAACGCCACACTTCCGGGACTATCTCAGGCAAACGGCGCATATGAGCGCCAGTAAGGACGCTATCCCGGTAAAACCGGTATTTCTTCATAACAAAGGCGGAATCAAACAGGATCCGCACCGTTGA